The Leucothrix mucor DSM 2157 DNA window AAAGATTACGATGCGCATATCAAGTTTAGTTTTTTGACTGGGGTCAGTAAGTTTTCCAAAGTGAGCCTGTTTTCGGGCTTAAATAACTTGAATGATATCACTTTAGATTCTCGCTATTCGACCATTTGTGGGTATACGGATCATGATATTGATACGGTATTTTCAACGGAAATAGAGGGCTTGGACCGTCAGGAAATCAAGGAGTGGTATAACGGTTATAACTGGCTGGGAGAGGGGGTTTATAATCCGTTTGATATTTTAAAGTTATTCGATAATCGCGCTTTCAGGAACTACTGGTTTGAAACCGGAACACCGACCTTTTTGGTCGACCTGATTAGCCAGCAGCAAGTTGCCACGCCAAACCTTGCAACCCGCTTTAGCGATGACACTTTGCTGTCCAGCTTTGATCTGGAACACATGCCGATTGAAGCGGTAATGTTTCAAACCGGTTACCTGACCATCAAAAGCACACAAAACCTGGGCGGTAGTTACTTCTATCAATTGGGCTACCCGAATAAAGAGGTGTACCAGAGCTTAAACAATAGCTTGCTACAGTATCTCACTCAAAACTCCGATGCCCAAGTCACTCAGCGAATGAGTCTTTACGCATTACTAATGGCGAATGATTTCGATGGGCTCAAGCGGCTTTTCCATAGCTTCTTCGCCAGCATTCCTTACCAATGGTATTCAAAGAATGAGATTCAGAATTATGAAGGCTACTACGCCAGCGTGTTCTATTCCTACTTTGCCGCGCTGGGCTTGGATGTCACGGTAGAAGACAGCACCAATTTAGGTCGTATTGATATGACGCTTAAATTCAACCAGCAGGTGTATATTTTTGAGTTTAAGGTGGTTGAACTGGTGCCTGAAGGCAATGCCTTGCAACAAATTAAAGACAAGGCATATGCCGATAAATACCACCACTTAGGTCAAGCAATTCATATGATTGGCGTGGAGTTTAGTAAGGACAATCGGAATATCGTCGGGTTTGAGGTGGAGAGGGCGGGCTGCTAATAAGCAACCATCACCTCATTACGACGAAATAGCGGTATAGTCCAAGGTGGGTCATAACGCGATAACTCCGGTTTTCCTGTCGGCGTGATGTTCTTAGTCGCCAACCACTTCTCCAAACTTGCCGTCATATTCGCCACTTTTTGTGGCCCTGCAAGCCCTGAAAAACGAATCACCGCATAGTTCTGCTTCGGTATTTCCCTAAGCGTCACCTCTGAGTTATTTGGCTTAGGCAGCGTTGCCATGGTGTATTTGCTCGGCATCACAAAGTGAACACGCCATTGGCTATCGCCTTGCTGCATCATGACGGGTGCAGTCATGCTGATTTTCTCCGAGCCACTGGGTTCCATCGTCACCGGCGTCGTCATACTGATCTTTTCAGCATCACCTTGCTGAGAGGTATTCCCACCAAAGATATAGCCAGCAATCATTTTAAATCCCTTATTGGACGCCTGTTTCATACTGCCTGAAACGGTCACCTCAGCGATGATTTTCGGCTCGTAGGCGCGCAACTCAAATGCGCCAGATTTTTCAATAACAGAATAAGTTGGTTCTTCGATGGCAGCCATAGATGCTCCGGTGTAAAGGATGGATATCAGCCCCAGAAGCAACCCTGATTTAACTTTTGCGAATAATTTTTTCATGTGCGTAGCTCCTGATAAGACTAAATACAATTGTTGTATGTCGAGAAGCTTTGCATAGGGGGTGTGAAAGAAACGTGAAGGCGACTAATTTTTTTATCGCTGACTATTTAAGACCATTGAGCACTGTTGCGGTGCATCAATTCAGTAGAAAGTGTTGGATGTGTTATTTAAGTCATTGAATAGCGGTATAAAAATATTATCTGAGGTGGCATGTATTTTGCATTGAATAATATACAGGGCGACGAACGGCGTGTAGCCCCAACATTTTAATTCACAAAAGGAATACCCCAATGTCAGAAGAAAATAAATCCTCCGGTCTGGTGTATCAACTCGATGATGTGCCAGCACCTGGCCCCAGTATGTTGGCAGCCACTCAGCATATTTTGGCGGCCATCGTCGGCATCGTAACACCAACACTGATCATTGGTGGCGTACTTGGTCTGGGGGAACACGTTCCTTACCTGATCGCTATGGCCTTATTCGTCTCCGGAGTCGCAACCTTCATTCAGTGCAAAACCATCGGTCCGGTTGGCTCGGGCTTGCTCAGTTTGCAGGGTACCAGTTTTGCCTTTCTTGGTTCATTGCTGGCCGCCGGTTTTGAGGTGAAGGCGCGTGGAGGAACCCCCGAAGACATATTAGCCATGCTATTCGGTCTGTCGCTGTTTGGTTGTCTGGTCGAAATCATATTGAGCCAGTTTGTTCATAAGCTCCGTAAGGTCATTACCCCTGTGGTTACCGGTATTGTCATCACGGTAATCGGGCTGAGTTTAATCAAGGTGGGCTTCACGGATTTTGCCGGTGGTGCACAGGCCGGTGAGACGCTGGGCGCATTGCCGAATCTGTTTTTGGGCTTTTTGGTGGTTGTTTCGATTCTGGTATTAAGCTTCTCTCGTAGCCCGATGGTTAGAATTTCTGCGATCATGATTGGTCTAGTCATTGGCTTTGTCGTGGCTGCCATGATGGGTAAAGTTGACTTTTCATCCGTGGGCAATGCACAGCTGTTGGCAATCCCTGTGCCATTCAAGTTCGGCATCGATTTTGATTTCTTCCTGTTTATCCCGGTTGCATTTATCTACCTGGTAACCGCGATTGAAACCAGTGGTGACTTAACGGCAAACTCGGTTATTTCCGGGCAGCCGGTTGAAGGGGATCTCTACCTGAAGCGCATTAAAGGCGGCATCTTAGGTGATGGTATCAACTCCGGTATCGCGGCAATCTTCAATACCTTCCCCAACACGACCTTTTCACAAAACAATGGTGTGATTCAAATGACCGGCGTTGCCAGCCGTCACGTTGGTTTATATATCGCCGGAATTTTGGTGGTTATGGGCTTCTTCCCCATCATCGGATCTTTGTTTATGTTGATTCCTAAGCCAGTGTTGGGCGGGGCAACGGTTGTGTTGTTCGGTACCATTGCAGTAGCCGGAATCAGGATATTGGCGACTCAGCATATCGGCCGTCGCAGTGCTTATATTATGGCGATTTCGTTTGGCTTAGGCTTGGGCGTCACGCTGGTGCCAAATGCGACTCAGCATCTGCCGGACTTTATTAAGCAGGTTGTTGCTACTCCAATTACCTTGGCAGGGTTGTCAGCCATTATTCTTTCATTAGTATTGCCGGAAGAAACGCCTGCGGCAGTGCCAGCCGTTGAAACGGTTGATACAGTTGATGTAGGAGAGAAGCTCTCTAGTGTTAATTAAGGGCTTTTTACGGTGTTAAGCCCTATGCCAGGCGGGCACATTCAGGCATAGTCATTCCTTGTAGATGAATCAATCCCAAGGAATGTTTACCAATGTCATTTGGCGCTTTAGGCTTGTGCGATGAGCTGTTAAAAACCGTGACCGAGCAAGGCTACACAACGCCATCTCCCATACAGGCGGAAGCGATTCCGGCAGTGCTTAGCCAGCGTGATGTGATGGCAATTGCCCGCACCGGCACGGGCAAAACTGCGGGCTTTACGCTGCCGATGTTGCAGTTGTTATCCGCTGGCCCAAGTGCGCAACCTTCGCAGGTGCGTGCCTTGGTCATTGCGCCGACCCGCGAGCTGGCGGCTCAAGTTGCAAGCAATGTTCAAACTTACAGCCGCCATTTAACACTGCGCTCTGCGGTGGTGTATGGCGGAGTAAGAATTGAGGAACAGATCGCTCAGTTGCAAGGCGGTTTGGATGTGCTGGTTGCCACGCCTGGCCGCTTGCTGGACCTTTATGATCGAGAGGCGATTAACTTCGATAATCTCGAGGTCTTGGTATTGGATGAAGCCGATCGCATGTTGGATTTGGGCTTTATTGACGATATCCGCCGCATCCAAACGCTACTGCCAGCCAAGCGTCAAACTTTGATGTTTTCAGCGACGCTCTCCAAAGCCATCAAAGCGCTGGTTAAAGGCATGTTAAAGGATCCGCTGGTGATTGAAGTGACTGCTGCAAACAGCACCGGCGACACAATCAAGCAGACCCTGCATCCGGTCGATAAAGTGCGCAAGACTGAGGCGCTGATTCATCTAATCAAAAAGAATAAATGGCATCAAGTGTTGGTGTTTACCCGTACCCGTCGTGGTGCCGATGAATTGTCGCAGCAGCTGATTGATGCGGATATTAGTGCCGAGTCAATCCATTCAAACCGAAGCCAGCATGCGCGTACTGCCGCGTTAGAAGGCTTTAGAAATGGTGAGATTGCCGTGCTGGTTGCTACGGATATTGCTGCTCGCGGCCTTGATGTAAGCCAACTCCCTTATGTGATTAACGTGGATCTTCCCTATGTGCCGGAGGATTATGTGCACCGTATTGGCCGTACCGGTCGGGCGGGTACGTCTGGTTTGGCCGTTTCATTGGTCAGTTTGGATGAGTCGAAGCAATTACAGTCGATTGAGCGGATGCTTGGCCGTCAGTTTAAGCGGGAGATTATTCCGGGCTTTGAGCCGACTGAGAAACCACCGGAAGTGCCATCGGATGATGAATGGGGTAATTTTGAAGCCGGCCCTAAACCCACCAAAGGCCGAGGGCGTGGACGTGGTCGCGAAAGAGCCAAAGGACGACCCAAAGCCCGCAAGTGAAACACTCTAAACTCAAGGCACACCGAACACCCAAATGAATACTCCAAGCAACGACTCAAAAAACCTATTAGCACTCAATAAACCGAAGGGCTATGTAGTCACGCGCTCAGATGAACTCGGGCGAAAAACAGTTTATGACCTGCTGCCCGATTGGGTATTTGATAATAGCTGGATGCCGATCGGACGCCTTGATCTGGAGTCTAAAGGTCTACTGCTATTTACCCATGACGGCCAGTTTGGCAATGCGCTCACCCAGCCCGGAAAATGCATTAAGGTGTACGAGATCTGGGTGAGGGGGCATGTCACTGACGAACACATTGCCATGGCGATGAGCGGCGTTGAGAATAAAGGTGAATTGCTCAAAGCGCTTAGCGTCGAGGTGAAAGGTTTTGGCGGTGCGAAAACCAAGCTTCAGGTGAGGATTGATGAAGGAAAAAATCGGCATATCCGCCGTCTGTTTGGCTCGCTGAAAGACCCCAAGTTTGGAACGCCATTAAAGGTGTTGGATTTGAAGCGAATCAGCATTGGCAGTTTTGATCTGGACCTTGAGTCCGGCAAGTGGCGCTATCTGTCACAGGCAGAAGAATCGCTATTGATGAAAAATCTTGCTTAGAAAGCTGCCATAAATCCGTCGGCGATTTCACTCAGGTTGTTCGAAAGTGAAGATATTTTCAGACCTCACGCTGTTTTGATATATATCAATGAGTTCCCAGTCGTTCAACGTAAACTCTACTCCACACAAACAACAACTGAGAAATGCAATCATGAGTATTCGTATTAACGATATCGCACCTGACTTCACTGTAGATTCAACGGCAGGCGAACTAAACCTCCACACATGGATTGGCGAGAGCTATGCCATTCTGTTTTCACACCCAAAAGACTTCACACCAGTGTGTACCACTGAGTTCGGTGCAGTTGCACAGCTAGTGCCTGAGTTTGCTAAGCGCAACACCAAGGTCATGGGCGTTTCAGTAGATAACGTTGAAGAGCACATGAAGTGGAAGCGCGACATTGAGTCTTTCTCTGGTGCGCCAGCGGATTTCCCAATCATCGACGATACGTCTTTGTTGGTTTCTAAACTGTACGATATGCTGCCTGCTGATGCGTATCTTGAGAGTGGCCGCACACCAGCTGATAGCGCAACTGTGCGTACTGTGTTCATCATTGGTCCAGATAAGAAAGTGCGTTTGACCATGTCTTATCCGATGGCGGTTGGTCGTAACTTTGCTGAGATTTTACGTGCTTTGGATGCGATTCAAATCACTGATGGTGCGTCCATTGCGACACCAGCAAACTGGGTACCTGGTCAGGATGTGATCGTTGGTCTGGGCTTGAACGATGAGCAGGCGAAAGAGAAGTTCGGCGAAGTAAATATCGAACTGCCTTACCTGCGTTTTGTTAAAGCGCCTAAGTAATCAAGCGTCAGCTCGATTAACTTGATCCGGCACCGCCTTGGTTGTATTCAATCAAGGCGGTGTTTTTGTTTCCGATCTACCTTCGTTGCTCCAATCCCCATAATGATAGGCAAGCTCCCCAAAGGGCGTTAAAATCAGCCTAAATAACCGGGACGTAAAAAATTGGACAATGAAAAGACCAGCTGGGCGGCCTGTCCGGCATGTCAGGGGCGCGGCAAAAAAAGTAAAAAACTCCGCAAGAAAGTACGGCTTAGCTACCAACGAGCGCTAGAAGCCTTTGCCCAATCTAATAGTGAAGGAGAGCCTCCGGTTCGTCCTATCGGTCATCTTGATTCCTGTTTGAATTGCGCCGGTTCCGGTTTAATTCCAGCGACTAATCCTCCTGTTGTCGATACTGAAAACTATCCACATGTGGCCATTATTGGTGGCGGTATTGGTGGTGTAGCGCTGGCAGTAGCCTGCTTACATCGCGGTATTCCTTTTACTTTGTATGAGCGTGATAGCGGCTTTAATGCGCGCTCGCAGGGCTATGGCCTTACCTTGCAGCAAGCCAGTAAAGCGATCGAAGGATTAGGTGTTTTCTCGCTGGCAGATGGCGTGGTTTCAACCCGGCATGTGGTACACACAACCGATGGGAAAGTGATTGGTGAGTGGGGTATCCGCAAGTGGGTGGAGTCCGATATAAAAGCCTCGGTAAAGCGCACCAATGTGCATATCTCACGACAGGCTCTGCGCTTAGCATTGCTTGAGCAGCTTGGCGGTGATGATGCGGTGCAGTGGGGGCATCAGTTAGTTGATTTTAAAGAGAGCCAATCTGAAGGTAATGGCCAAGCCGTTGATCTGAGCTTTCAGGTAAATGGTGAGCTAAAGCATGCCAAGGCGGATTTGGTGGTGGGTGCGGATGGCATTCGCAGCTCAGTACGGCGCTTGCTAATCGATGAGGAAGTTAGCCCCTTACGTTACTTAGGCTGCATTGTGATCTTGGGTATTTGCCCGCTAGCGGCGCTGGATGGGCTTGAAAGTGAGCTGCTGGACTCGGCCACCGTTTTTCAAACTGCCAATGGCCATGAACGTATTTATATGATGCCTTATGACGCGGATTCAGTCATGTGGCAGCTGAGCTTTCCAATGCCTGAAGACGAGGCGAAAGCATTGAGTGCGCAAGGCGTTAAAGCATTAAAGGCGGAGGCCTGCCGTAGAACGCAATGGCATGATCCCATTCCTCAGATTATGGCGGCAACCTCGGAAGCGCAAGTCTCTGGCTATCCCGTGTATGACCGCGAGTTGCTGAAGGCTGAGTTATTGGAGCAGGGTTCTAAAGTCACGTTAATCGGCGATGCAGCACACCCCATGAGTCCGTTTAAAGGGCAAGGCGCGAATCAGGCCTTGTTAGATGCGCTGGCACTGGCGCGTAGCATCTCTAAAAATTGCGGCCCGTTCTCAAAATGGAAAGAGCAGGGCATCAGGGCGAGCGTATTAACTGAGTTTGAATCCGAAATGTTAGCGCGCAGTGCGACGAAGGTTAAGGATTCCGCCGAGGCCGCGCAGTTCCTTCATTCTGAAATTGTGTTATATGAAGGGGATGAGCCACGAGGGCGCTGTCTTAAGGATATCGTCTAAGGTCAGATGATCATGAGTTGGCCTGTTTAAGTGTCGACTCCCAAAGGAGCACAGTATCTATGGAAGCGATCGCATGGACTAATTACGGCAGCCCTGAGGTGCTTAAGCTGATCGAGCTTGAAAAGCCTGCTCCCAAAAAAGACGAAGTGCTTATAAAAATACACGCCTCCAGCGTAACCGCCGGTGATTGTCGGCTGCGCGCGTTTAAGGTGCCAATCGGTTTTTGGCTACCGACTCGTTTGGTCTTTGGTTTGACCAAGCCAAGAAACAAAATCTCAGGGATGGATGTATCGGGCGAGATCGAATCCGTTGGGAGTGAGGTGACGTTGTTTAAACCCGGTGACCTGGTCTACGGCACTACGGGTATGAAGCTAGGCGCGAATGCGGAATATACCTGTTTATCCGAAAGCGCCGCGCTGGTCGCCAAGCCAAGTAACAGCAACCACCAACAAGCCGCCGCCGTGATTTTTGGCGGCATGACTGCAATCCATTTCCTTAAAGAAAAAGCCAATCTTCAGTGTGGTCAAAAGGTGCTAATTAACGGAGCATCGGGTGCGGTTGGCACGGCGGCCATCCAGCTGGCCAACTACCTTGGTGCAGAAGTCACCACGGTGTGTAGCACAGCCAATATTGACTTAGTTAAATCCTTAGGTGCAACAACCGTTATCGACTACACCCAAGATGACGTGACCCAGCAAAATGAAACTTACGATGTGATTCTCGATACGGTCGGCAATCTCAGCTTTGATCAGTGTAAACAGCAGCTAACAGAGCAGGGGAAAGCCATTCTAATCAATACTGGGTTGCTTACTAACTTATCCTCTTTATTCAGAGGCAACCTGATTTGCGGTGTGGCTGCGGAAACCAAAGAAAATCTTAACTTTTTGCGTGCGCTCGTTGAAGCTGGAGATATTAAAGCGGTGATCGACAGAAGTTATCCTTTGGAACAAACGGCAGAGGCGCATCGTTATGTCGATACGGGCCGTAAAAAGGGAAACGTTGTCATCGATTGCACGGCTTAATCAAGGGTGAGGTACGTATTGCATCAGGGGGATATCGGTCTATATACTGTCTCGCCCAATGTGCCGAGTCTGACGACCCGACCCCAGATTGAGTAATATTGTCATGAGCACGCTGCCCAAATCCCGTTTCTTACACCAGAACACGCCACCCTCAATTGGCACGATGGTTGCGCTGGTTGCCGTCGCCTCCATTCCGTTGAATATCTTCCTACCGTCATTGCCTGCTATGGCGAAATACTTTGAGACGCCGTACTCGGTGATGCAGTTTGCGGTGACGGGCTTTCTGGTGCTCACTGGTTTGCTGCAATTGGTGATCGGGCCATTATCCGACCGCTTTGGTCGACGTCCTGTGTTATTGGTTGCCTTGCTGATTTTCATTCTGGCCTCGGCGGGGGCCTCCATTGCCACCAGCTTTAATGAGTTTATGTTTTACCGCTTGATACAGTCGGTGGTGGTAGCAGGCACGGCAATCTCGCGAGCCTCAGTACGCGATATGGTCGGGCGCGATAAAGCCGCCAGTATGATCGGATATATCACCATGGGCATGGCGCTGGCGCCTATGCTCACGCCGCCATTGGGTGGCTACCTCGGTGCAACCTTTGGCTGGCAGTCCAATTTTTATGTGTTAACCGGCTGCGGCATTTTGGTGTTCGCCTTGACCTTTTTTGACTACGGCGAAACCAATCTGAAGCGCACGGCCAATTTTACGCAGCAGTTTAAAGCCTATCCTGCGCTGCTCATGTCGCGGCGCTTTTGGGGCTATTCCTTAACGACGGCATTTTCCGCCGCTTGCTACTTTGCTTATCTTGGCGGTGCGCCTTATGTGGGGTCGGTGGTGTATCACTTAGGGCCGGAGCAGATTGGTTTGTACCTGGTGTTTACTCCAATGGGTTACATCATGGGGAACTTTATTAGTGGTCGTTATTCCCGCGTGCTGGGGCTGGAGAAGATGCTGATTATCGGCTGCTCGCTGGTGCTGGTACCAATGCTCACGTGTTTGGCTGTGATCCTGTCGGGTGTTTCTCATCCGCTTGGATTTTACCTGTTTACCTTCTCCATTGGTTTGGGCAATGGCATGGTGCTGCCCAATGCTACGGCGGGGTTACTGGATGTAAACCCCAGCTTGGCAGGCTCAGCCTCTGGCTTAGGTGGGGCGATATTAACCTTTGGTGGGGCGGCATTTTCAGCAACGGCTGGGTTCTTGCTGACTGAAACGTCGGGTGCTTTGCCATTGGTGTTGTGCATTGTAGTGGCAAGTGCGTGTGCCTTATCGGTAGCATTATTTACGGTGCGAGTGGAGCGACAGGTTAGGGCAGAAGAAGAGCTGACTAGTCAGTAACTGCTACTATTAAAATAGGCCATTATTTAGTAACAGGTTCCTAAGTAATTCATGCAATGTATTGATTAGAGGTTGGCTTTGGCTCACAGAGCGCAACCTCTAATTAATCAGAATTTGAAGCTATAAAAACCGCCGCACAAATAAAATCCCCAGGGCTACACTTGGTCCCACGCCAAAGGCAAATAGCAACGTACCAACGCCCACCACGCCGCCAAGGTACCAACCAATAGACACCACAGTCACTTCGATACCAATTCGAATATTAGCAATTGGAAAGCCGGTTTTAGCCTGCAATCCTTTCATTAACCAATCTCTGGGGCCAGCGCCAAGGTTGGCCGTGAGGTAAATTCCCGAGGCAATTCCAATAATTCCAACGCCAATCACCGATTGAAGCAGCTGCCAGAAAAGCGTTTCAGGGTGCGGCAGAAAGTCAATGGAGAAGTCGATCATAAAGGCTATAATCAGCGCATTTAAAATGGTGCCCATGCCTGGCTTTTGCTTTAGCGGTATCCACAAGGCAAGCACGGTAAAGCTGACTAGCATGGTGACGAAGCCAATACTCCAGTCAGTTTTTCCGGCGATGCCTTGAGCCAGCACGGTCCAAGGGCTAACGCCGGCGTTGCTGGTAATCAGCAAGGCTTCACCCAAACCAAATAACACCAATCCCAAGTTTAAGTAAAAGAAGCTCAGTAGCGTTGGTCGCAAGTTATAAGGCGAGGGTGAACTCCAGCTCAGGGTTGGGATTTCTTTAACGGAGAATATTTTCAATGTAGCGGCCAGCGTGAGGGATGGTTGGGAATCGTATGGTTAAACGTGTAGGGCTGTCAATCAAGTCGCCGGTGCTATGTATTCAAGCTGATCGGCCAGTGTGTTCGTGCGCTATCTTGGCAGTGGCTTAAA harbors:
- a CDS encoding YczE/YyaS/YitT family protein yields the protein MKIFSVKEIPTLSWSSPSPYNLRPTLLSFFYLNLGLVLFGLGEALLITSNAGVSPWTVLAQGIAGKTDWSIGFVTMLVSFTVLALWIPLKQKPGMGTILNALIIAFMIDFSIDFLPHPETLFWQLLQSVIGVGIIGIASGIYLTANLGAGPRDWLMKGLQAKTGFPIANIRIGIEVTVVSIGWYLGGVVGVGTLLFAFGVGPSVALGILFVRRFL
- a CDS encoding DEAD/DEAH box helicase, which translates into the protein MSFGALGLCDELLKTVTEQGYTTPSPIQAEAIPAVLSQRDVMAIARTGTGKTAGFTLPMLQLLSAGPSAQPSQVRALVIAPTRELAAQVASNVQTYSRHLTLRSAVVYGGVRIEEQIAQLQGGLDVLVATPGRLLDLYDREAINFDNLEVLVLDEADRMLDLGFIDDIRRIQTLLPAKRQTLMFSATLSKAIKALVKGMLKDPLVIEVTAANSTGDTIKQTLHPVDKVRKTEALIHLIKKNKWHQVLVFTRTRRGADELSQQLIDADISAESIHSNRSQHARTAALEGFRNGEIAVLVATDIAARGLDVSQLPYVINVDLPYVPEDYVHRIGRTGRAGTSGLAVSLVSLDESKQLQSIERMLGRQFKREIIPGFEPTEKPPEVPSDDEWGNFEAGPKPTKGRGRGRGRERAKGRPKARK
- a CDS encoding NAD(P)-dependent alcohol dehydrogenase; translation: MEAIAWTNYGSPEVLKLIELEKPAPKKDEVLIKIHASSVTAGDCRLRAFKVPIGFWLPTRLVFGLTKPRNKISGMDVSGEIESVGSEVTLFKPGDLVYGTTGMKLGANAEYTCLSESAALVAKPSNSNHQQAAAVIFGGMTAIHFLKEKANLQCGQKVLINGASGAVGTAAIQLANYLGAEVTTVCSTANIDLVKSLGATTVIDYTQDDVTQQNETYDVILDTVGNLSFDQCKQQLTEQGKAILINTGLLTNLSSLFRGNLICGVAAETKENLNFLRALVEAGDIKAVIDRSYPLEQTAEAHRYVDTGRKKGNVVIDCTA
- a CDS encoding ATP-binding protein, which encodes MVQRKQLPIGIQTFSKIRQGQYYYVDKTALALSLINNGTHYFLSRPRRFGKSLFLDTLKELFEGNEALFQGLDIHPNWDWSIKYPVLRLTFGSGNFTLEESLQQQVEEQLSSLEKAANFKPDSISCAGRFKELISHVEQRAGQSVVILIDEYDKPILDAINQPEVARKNRDFLRGFYSTIKDYDAHIKFSFLTGVSKFSKVSLFSGLNNLNDITLDSRYSTICGYTDHDIDTVFSTEIEGLDRQEIKEWYNGYNWLGEGVYNPFDILKLFDNRAFRNYWFETGTPTFLVDLISQQQVATPNLATRFSDDTLLSSFDLEHMPIEAVMFQTGYLTIKSTQNLGGSYFYQLGYPNKEVYQSLNNSLLQYLTQNSDAQVTQRMSLYALLMANDFDGLKRLFHSFFASIPYQWYSKNEIQNYEGYYASVFYSYFAALGLDVTVEDSTNLGRIDMTLKFNQQVYIFEFKVVELVPEGNALQQIKDKAYADKYHHLGQAIHMIGVEFSKDNRNIVGFEVERAGC
- a CDS encoding multidrug effflux MFS transporter; this encodes MSTLPKSRFLHQNTPPSIGTMVALVAVASIPLNIFLPSLPAMAKYFETPYSVMQFAVTGFLVLTGLLQLVIGPLSDRFGRRPVLLVALLIFILASAGASIATSFNEFMFYRLIQSVVVAGTAISRASVRDMVGRDKAASMIGYITMGMALAPMLTPPLGGYLGATFGWQSNFYVLTGCGILVFALTFFDYGETNLKRTANFTQQFKAYPALLMSRRFWGYSLTTAFSAACYFAYLGGAPYVGSVVYHLGPEQIGLYLVFTPMGYIMGNFISGRYSRVLGLEKMLIIGCSLVLVPMLTCLAVILSGVSHPLGFYLFTFSIGLGNGMVLPNATAGLLDVNPSLAGSASGLGGAILTFGGAAFSATAGFLLTETSGALPLVLCIVVASACALSVALFTVRVERQVRAEEELTSQ
- a CDS encoding FAD-dependent oxidoreductase — protein: MDNEKTSWAACPACQGRGKKSKKLRKKVRLSYQRALEAFAQSNSEGEPPVRPIGHLDSCLNCAGSGLIPATNPPVVDTENYPHVAIIGGGIGGVALAVACLHRGIPFTLYERDSGFNARSQGYGLTLQQASKAIEGLGVFSLADGVVSTRHVVHTTDGKVIGEWGIRKWVESDIKASVKRTNVHISRQALRLALLEQLGGDDAVQWGHQLVDFKESQSEGNGQAVDLSFQVNGELKHAKADLVVGADGIRSSVRRLLIDEEVSPLRYLGCIVILGICPLAALDGLESELLDSATVFQTANGHERIYMMPYDADSVMWQLSFPMPEDEAKALSAQGVKALKAEACRRTQWHDPIPQIMAATSEAQVSGYPVYDRELLKAELLEQGSKVTLIGDAAHPMSPFKGQGANQALLDALALARSISKNCGPFSKWKEQGIRASVLTEFESEMLARSATKVKDSAEAAQFLHSEIVLYEGDEPRGRCLKDIV
- a CDS encoding uracil-xanthine permease family protein: MSEENKSSGLVYQLDDVPAPGPSMLAATQHILAAIVGIVTPTLIIGGVLGLGEHVPYLIAMALFVSGVATFIQCKTIGPVGSGLLSLQGTSFAFLGSLLAAGFEVKARGGTPEDILAMLFGLSLFGCLVEIILSQFVHKLRKVITPVVTGIVITVIGLSLIKVGFTDFAGGAQAGETLGALPNLFLGFLVVVSILVLSFSRSPMVRISAIMIGLVIGFVVAAMMGKVDFSSVGNAQLLAIPVPFKFGIDFDFFLFIPVAFIYLVTAIETSGDLTANSVISGQPVEGDLYLKRIKGGILGDGINSGIAAIFNTFPNTTFSQNNGVIQMTGVASRHVGLYIAGILVVMGFFPIIGSLFMLIPKPVLGGATVVLFGTIAVAGIRILATQHIGRRSAYIMAISFGLGLGVTLVPNATQHLPDFIKQVVATPITLAGLSAIILSLVLPEETPAAVPAVETVDTVDVGEKLSSVN
- a CDS encoding peroxiredoxin, with amino-acid sequence MSIRINDIAPDFTVDSTAGELNLHTWIGESYAILFSHPKDFTPVCTTEFGAVAQLVPEFAKRNTKVMGVSVDNVEEHMKWKRDIESFSGAPADFPIIDDTSLLVSKLYDMLPADAYLESGRTPADSATVRTVFIIGPDKKVRLTMSYPMAVGRNFAEILRALDAIQITDGASIATPANWVPGQDVIVGLGLNDEQAKEKFGEVNIELPYLRFVKAPK
- a CDS encoding pseudouridine synthase: MNTPSNDSKNLLALNKPKGYVVTRSDELGRKTVYDLLPDWVFDNSWMPIGRLDLESKGLLLFTHDGQFGNALTQPGKCIKVYEIWVRGHVTDEHIAMAMSGVENKGELLKALSVEVKGFGGAKTKLQVRIDEGKNRHIRRLFGSLKDPKFGTPLKVLDLKRISIGSFDLDLESGKWRYLSQAEESLLMKNLA
- a CDS encoding SOUL family heme-binding protein, with amino-acid sequence MKKLFAKVKSGLLLGLISILYTGASMAAIEEPTYSVIEKSGAFELRAYEPKIIAEVTVSGSMKQASNKGFKMIAGYIFGGNTSQQGDAEKISMTTPVTMEPSGSEKISMTAPVMMQQGDSQWRVHFVMPSKYTMATLPKPNNSEVTLREIPKQNYAVIRFSGLAGPQKVANMTASLEKWLATKNITPTGKPELSRYDPPWTIPLFRRNEVMVAY